From one Cucurbita pepo subsp. pepo cultivar mu-cu-16 chromosome LG17, ASM280686v2, whole genome shotgun sequence genomic stretch:
- the LOC111778944 gene encoding probable ATP-dependent DNA helicase CHR12: MNMAHLDTDLASLDHLHSTKSLISALNFLSRNLPLPPDLFQAVSSIYSAPHHEQTGARIYADELIDSVQEDILTDLRDALAKQRSSCITGSGLERSREERYRGCIQHRLNDLEELPSSRGENLQTKCLHELYGLKLLDLQRKVRSHVSSEYWLRAICAHPDKQLFDWGMMRLHRPPYGIGDAFALEADDQLWRKRDAERTSRLEEEEKSQIETRKRKFFAEILNAVREFHLQIQASIKRRKQRNDGVQAWHGRQRQRATRAEKLRFQALKADDQEAYMRLVKESKNERLTTLLEETNKLLVNLGAAVQRQKDSKLSDGIEALDESDVDLTDLDSSKIATPQDLLMDEDLDAIDSDRNDESGDLLEGQRQYNSAIHSIQEKVTEQPSMLQGGELRPYQIEGLQWMVSLFNNNLNGILADEMGLGKTIQTISLIAYLMEYKDVTGPHLIVAPKAVLPNWIHEFTTWAPSIVAVLYDGRQEERKAIKEELLSEGKFCVLITHYDLIMRDKSFLKKVHWYYMIVDEGHRLKNRDCALAQTLAGYQIKRRLLLTGTPIQNSLQELWSLLNFLLPHIFNSVQNFQEWFNAPFADRSDVTLTDEEELLIIRRLHHVIRPFILRRKKDEVEKYLPEKSQVILKCDMSAWQKVYYQQVTSIGRVDTGSGKSKSLQNLTMQLRKCCNHPYLFILGDYNIWRKEEIIRASGKFELLDRLLPKLHRAGHRVLLFSQMTRLMDILEIYLQLHDFKYLRLDGSTKTEERGALVKQFNAPDSPVFMFLLSTRAGGLGLNLQTADTVIIFDSDWNPQMDQQAEDRAHRIGQKKEVRVFVLVSVGSVEEVILERAKQKMGIDAKVIQAGLFNTTSTAQDRREMLEEIMRRGTSALGTDVPSEREINRLAARSDEEFWLFEKMDEERRQKEKYRSRLMEEHEVPEWVYSVPDSNEEKNKGSELVGVAGKRKRKEVVYVDTLSDLQWMKAVENGEIPNLSMKGNRRETPTREGSASTSNITSTRAEDKLIEYDDTVPLTSEGTSEDKSGLEPTPDEQKLELGTSIRKHEFLAESGSEWSRCVITWKAHKKKRSSYVQSSSDPRHNSNGRGNGWA; the protein is encoded by the exons ATGAACATGGCTCATCTCGACACCGACCTCGCTTCCCTCGACCACCTTCACTCCACCAAATCCCTCATTTCTGCTCTCAATTTCCTCTCCCGGAACCTCCCGCTTCCTCCCGACCTCTTTCAAGCtgtttcttctatttattCCGCTCCTCACCATGAACAAACCGGTGCTCGGATTTATGCG GATGAGCTTATAGATTCTGTTCAAGAGGATATATTGACTGACCTTAGAGATGCTTTGGCAAAGCAGCGTTCAAGTTGCATAACTGGTTCTGGGTTGGAACGTTCAAGAGAAGAGCGTTATCGAGGTTGCATACAACACCGGTTGAATGATCTAGAAG AGTTGCCTTCAAGTAGAGGGGAGAACTTACAAACAAAGTGCTTACATGAACTGTATGGGTTAAAG TTACTAGATTTGCAAAGAAAGGTACGATCTCATGTAAGTTCAGAGTACTGGCTTCGAGCAATTTGTGCACATCCAGACAAACAATTATTTGATTGGGGCATGATGCGATTGCACCGTCCACCATATGGCATAGGAGATGCTTTTGCCTTGGAAGCTGATGATCAATTGTGGAGGAAGCGGGATGCTGAG AGGACATCAAGGttagaagaggaggagaagagcCAAATCGAGACTAGGAAAAGAAAGTTTTTTGCTGAGATACTGAATGCTGTTCGTGAATTCCATTTACAAATTCAAGCTTCTATAAAACGTCGGAAACAGAGAAATGACGGAGTTCAG GCATGGCATGGAAGACAAAGGCAACGTGCTACAAGGGCAGAAAAATTGAGGTTCCAAGCACTAAAGGCAGATGATCAAGAAGCTTACATGAGATTGGTTAAGGAGAGCAAGAATGAACGATTAACAACACTTcttgaagaaacaaacaaactacTTGTTAACTTGGGTGCTGCCGTTCAAAGACAGAAAGATTCTAAACTCTCTGATGGCATTGAGGCCTTGGATGAATCTGATGTTGATTTAACCGATTTGGATTCTTCAAAGATTGCAACCCCTCAAGATTTACTCATGGATGAAGATTTAGATGCCATTGATTCTGACCGCAATGATGAAAGTGGTGATTTGCTTGAAGGGCAGCGACAATATAACTCTGCAATTCATTCAATTCAGGAAAAG GTGACTGAGCAGCCTTCCATGCTACAAGGAGGAGAGTTGAGGCCCTACCAAATAGAAGGACTTCAGTGGATGGTTTcgttattcaataacaatctgaATGGAATATTGGCTGATGAAATGGGACTGGGAAAAACAATACAAACAATCTCATTGATAGCGTACCTCATGGAATATAAGGATGTGACTGGACCTCATCTAATAGTTGCTCCCAAGGCAGTACTGCCAAACTGGATTCATGAATTCACAACATGGGCCCCGAG TATTGTTGCTGTTCTTTACGACGGGCGTCAGGAGGAGAGAAAGGCTATAAAGGAGGAGCTGTTGAGcgaaggaaaattttgtgtcTTGATTACACATTATGATCTCATTATGCGAGATAAATCATTTTTGAAGAAAGTACATTGGTATTATATGATTGTTGATGAAGGTCACCGGCTGAAAAATCGTGATTGTGCTCTTGCACAAACACTTGCAGG CTACCAGATCAAACGTAGACTTCTCTTAACTGGTACACCTATCCAGAACAGTTTGCAGGAATTATGGTCCCTGCTTAATTTTCTCCTGCCCCATATATTTAATTCTGTCCAGAATTTCCAGGAGTGGTTTAATGCGCCATTTGCAGATCGGAGTGATGTTACTCTGACTGATGAAGAAGAGTTACTGATTATTCGCCGTCTGCATCAT GTTATTAGGCCATTCATattgaggaggaagaaggatGAAGTGGAGAAGTATCTACCCGAGAAGTCACAAGTCATACTCAAATGTGATATGTCAGCATGGCAGAAAGTATACTATCAACAAGTCACTTCTATTGGCAGAGTTGACACTG GTTCTGGCAAATCAAAGTCCctacaaaatttaacaatgCAGCTGAGGAAGTGTTGTAATCATCcgtatctttttattttgggaGATTATAATATTTGGCGGAAGGAGGAGATCATCAGAGCTTCTGGGAAATTTGAATTACTGGATCGTTTACTCCCAAAGCTACATAGAGCTGGGCATAGAGTCCTGCTTTTCTCACAAATGACCCGTCTTATGGACATTCTTGAAATTTATCTTCAGCTCCACGACTTTAAATATCTGCGACTTGATGGTTCGACAAAGACCGAAGAAAGAGGGGCTTTAGTGAAGCAATTTAATGCCCCAGACTCTCCAGTCTTCATGTTTCTCCTAAGTACTCGGGCTGGTGGTTTAGGTTTGAACTTACAAACTGCAGATACTGTTATTATCTTTGACAGTGATTGGAATCCTCAAATGGACCAGCAGGCAGAGGATCGGGCTCATCGCATAGGTCAGAAAAAGGAAGTAAGGGTGTTTGTTCTGGTCAGTGTTGGATCAGTTGAAGAGGTAATCCTGGAGCGTGCAAAACAGAAGATGGGGATTGATGCCAAGGTTATCCAGGCTGGACTTTTCAATACAACTTCAACAG CTCAAGACCGAAGAGAGATGTTGGAGGAGATTATGCGTAGAGGAACAAGCGCGCTTGGAACTGATGTACcaagtgagagagaaatcaaTCGCCTTGCAGCTCGATCAGACGAAGAATTTTGGCTGTTTGAGAAAATGGATGAAGAAAGACGACAGAAGGAGAAATATAGATCTCGTTTAATGGAAGAACACGAGGTACCTGAATGGGTGTACTCAGTACCAGACAGTaatgaagagaagaacaaggGTTCGGAACTTGTCGGTGTTGCGggaaaacgaaaaagaaaggaggTGGTTTATGTGGATACATTGAGTGATTTGCAGTGGATGAAGGCTGtagaaaatggagaaattcCAAACCTTTCAATGAAAGGAAATAGAAGAGAGACTCCCACACGTGAAGGCAGTGCATCAACCAGCAATATCACCAGCACAAGAGCAGAGGATAAGCTGATAGAATATGATGATACCGTGCCGCTAACGAGTGAGGGAACAAGTGAAGACAAGTCTGGTTTAGAGCCAACCCCAGATGAACAGAAGTTAGAACTGGGGACGAGTATTAGAAAACACGAATTCCTGGCCGAGTCGGGAAGTGAATGGAGTCGATGTGTAATAACGTGGAAAGCACACAAGAAGAAGCGATCGAGCTATGTCCAGAGTTCTTCAGATCCTAGACATAACTCCAATGGAAGGGGAAATGGATGGGCTTGa